In Cicer arietinum cultivar CDC Frontier isolate Library 1 chromosome 1, Cicar.CDCFrontier_v2.0, whole genome shotgun sequence, one DNA window encodes the following:
- the LOC101498322 gene encoding cysteine proteinase inhibitor A-like, whose amino-acid sequence MRLQIQSLVLLLLVLLTSTAARDLTVLGHIWIPINDVNNPYVIDLANFAVNEDDRLTGVMLQFEKVIKAEYQIEVINYMYHLVLSANNTSISNKYEALVSVNKWDNFRNLTSFRALRD is encoded by the coding sequence TCGCTTGTTCTTCTCTTACTTGTTCTCTTGACCTCTACGGCGGCAAGGGATCTAACTGTCCTAGGCCATATTTGGATACCGATCAACGACGTCAACAACCCATATGTGATAGATTTAGCCAATTTCGCTGTTAACGAGGACGATAGGCTAACTGGGGTGATGCTTCAATTCGAGAAGGTCATCAAAGCTGAATACCAAATCGAAGTGATCAACTACATGTACCATCTCGTCCTTTCCGCCAATAACACTTCCATTTCTAACAAATATGAAGCCCTCGTGTCGGTTAATAAATGGGATAACTTCAGGAACCTTACTTCTTTTCGTGCTTTAcgtgattaa